ATAATATCTTCCTACTGATATTCCTGTATATCCAGCCTCCCATTGTATTACATCAACACTACCGGTTATAATATCATTACCATTTTGAGCCTCAAAAACTACAGTATTAGGATTGTTGATAGAATTTGTACTATAACACTGGATGGAGTCATTGCCTAATCCCCCACGTACAGTTCCTCCGCACACAACGATTTCATCATTGCCAGCACCTGCAAAAACCACATCGGCATATATAATCAAATCGTTACCAGCACCACTAACTACTGTATCTTTAGTAGTATGATATGAGCTGTTACGAACAGTCCAATTTCTATCATTAGTTGTGATATATTGAGATACTTTATACTTGGGCTGCTGTTTATTATATGAGGATAAGTCGTCGTTACTTAGTCTATAATAATCATAATTCTTATAGCGTGTCATTTCTCCAGTTCTATAATAACTATTATGAGAACTAGATGAGGGAAATGCTTCAGTTATAGACGAAGAAGAAACTGTCAATGAACTATCTTTATAATCTCCATTTGGATATTCAGAATAGAAGTTTACAGTGCTCCCGGTATCATAATTCTGTAAAAGCGAATCGCTTAATGAAACTTTTACGTATGAATCACTCATGATAAGCCCCTCCTTGATGTTACACTGCGCTTTCTAAGCACAGCTCCCTAATTCATAAAACCTCAAAGTCCTATCAACCACACTGCTTGTCAATTCACCTCGCATTGCTATATTTTTTTGAATTAGATATTTTTTCTGACTTTTATGGTTACAAAAAACAACTACAACTTCAATAACATACCTTTGGCTGGACACATCAAACAAAATCCTGCTTCCTACTGAAATCCAGCAGTAATCGCTCATCAATCTTCAAAATCTCTGCTACCTTGAAGAATTTGTCCATAGAAAGATGCTTCAATCCACGCTCAACCTGAGATAAGAAATTGCTGCTAACCTCTATCTGCTCCGCCAGTTCAGCCTGCGTCATGTTACGAGACCTACGATAGTAGCCTATATTCAGCCCTACCATAGCTTTCTTCTCGTCAACAGTTGGCTCCATCTTTCCATCCCTCCAATGTATAGATATTTACATTATAGAACATTTCAAAATATCTTGTTGTGACTTTCAGTTATAAAACTATCACTCACAGTATCAATTTTTCATTTCCAGAAAATTTTTCCCCACCTCCACAGTTGTATTTGCTTATAGTACCACAATCCCTCCAATTTTTGGTGTCCTGCCAGGACACACCTAAAATGCAGACACAGTATACACAATCGCAAAAAAGCCGCTCCGAAGAGCGGCTGCGCACGCCTGACAAGGTTAACCAGACCTGTATTCCATGCACTTGTGGGCTAGCCGTAATCCTCAAAGCCTGTCCAACCACTTGCAGATGTAGTAGCCGACTACGCTCGCCATGACAGACCAGAAAAAGATTTCCGCAGTAATGCCTGATGCTTTTCCTTCTTTCATGTGTAGAAGAAAACCTCACCTCTCCAAATAAAACTGGAAATTCCAGTACATAGACGTTCCCCCGGCATCCTCCAGCCGCACTCCCATATTGCAGAACCTGCCGCGAATGTTTCTACCTCCCAGAGGAATGGCGATATCACGGGCTACGCCGGAAGGGATAGTAGGGAGCGTCTGGCTGGCGACCTCTCTATCGTAAGTTATTTCCAATCTTGGGGAAACAAAATCTGCAGCGGATTCGTTCTCTATGTGCAGGTTGAGCGTCCATTCATCAGGGAAAGTTCTGCTCTCCTCATTGCCTGCCCAATTTTGCCAGATGGATGCTGGTATGCCAAGTCCTTCTTCAAAAGGACTGCCGTTCAGGTAGAAGGTGCATTGTGATCTCTGCAGGAAGGGGTAGGTGAAAGATGGCGGGTCTTTTTCCTTTGGATGTTCGGCAGGACTATCATTTGCCACCGGATTCTCTGGTTCCTTTGCCAACGGCTCTGGCTCCGGCAGATAAGGCCTGTCTGCTGTGACAGGCTGCGCTGCTTCATCTTCTTTCTGCCCGTCTTCCATCACAACGACCTCCTGCACAGGCAGCATTTTCTCAGCAGACTGCTGCTGCCACCAAAATATCGGCAGCAGAATTGCCAATACCAGAGCTGCCGCTGCTGTCTTTCGCTGCAGTGCCCTGCCCCTCTGCCTGCGGCTCAGATCTGCCATTATTTCCTCTACGCAGCCATAACGGTCAGCAGGATCAAGGGCCGTGCATCTGGCGATTATTCCTTTTAGCACTCCCCGGTAATCCTTGCCCAGCATCCTCTGCAGGGTCACCCCCAGAGAATAGATGTCGCTTCTGGCATCTGTCTGCCCGAAGCCATACTGCTCCGGCGGCGCATAGCCTTTGGTGCCCAGAGATTCTGTATCTCTGGCGCCGCCTTCCTTCGTCTGGCGGGCAATGCCGAAGTCGATGAGCTTTACCTGCCCGGTTTTCGTCAGCATGATATTGGCAGGCTTGATATCCCTGTGAATGATCTCTGCATCATGCAAATGGCCCAAGCAGGTACACAGCTCTTTCAGTATATACAGGGCCAGCTTTTCCTCCAGGCAGCGTTCCTGCTCCAGTTTCTCAGCCAGCGTGCTTCCCTCAATATATTCCTCTATGACCCAAAGCTTCCCATCCAGTTCCACCAAACGGTAGATTTCCGGCAGGTGGGGATTTTTCATGTCCTTCAGCTTTTCGTAGACAGCTTTGGCAGCCAGCCCTCTTTGCTTCAGCAGGCAGACACGCTTGCCAAGCTTATCATATATAAGCCAGTTGGCACTGCCCCCACTGGTTTCCAACTTGTCCACTGGTTCGTAAAGGCTGCCTAAAGCCAGCTCCCATCTTTCCATGATAACCTTGCCTTTCCCCGCACAATACACTATGATGATTCTAGCAGAAAGGAAAGGTGTGGGCAATTATGTACGAAAAAGAAACAGAAGAACTCTTTTCCCAGCTGAAGGAGGACGCAGACATCAGCCGCTTCCTGTCAGAAAACGAAGGAGAAATGGCCCAACCGCTCCATGTTTATCTGGAAGACCTGCTTACCCAAAAACAACTCAACAAGAGTGAAGTGGTGCAGGCTTCCCTTCTGGAAAGAACCTATGCCTACCATATTTTCTCTGGCGACAAGAAAAATCCCTCCCGCCCCAAGCTGCTGGCTCTAGCTATGGCCATGCACCTCAGCCTGGCAGAAACGCAATATCTCCTGCGCTATGCAGGGCTTGGCCTCCTCTATCCGCGTCATCCCTGGGATTCAATCATCATCTCCGCTTTGGAACGCGGTCTTTCCGTGAAGGATGCCAACAACCTGCTTTACAGCCTGGGAGAAAAGGACATGCTGGGATAATCTCATTTGCCAAACGTGATATACTGTTGAAATAGCTATTACTTTCTTTGAAGGAGCATAACATGAAAAGATATTCCCTCTACCTCTTTGACTTCGACCTGACCCTGGTGGATACCAGAGACGTCATCGTCAAATGCTTCCACAAGACCATGGAAAGCATGGGATTTCCCAGGAACAATAACAAGGCACTGGCCAGGCTCATTGGCCTGCCTATGAAAGAAGCCGTGGGCATCGCTCTTAACACTCAGGACGAAGAGCTGATTGACCGCTTCTGCCAGATTTATACCGGCATTGCCGACAAATACATGACTGCCGGCACCCACTTTTATCCTGAGTCCCTGCCCGCCCTCAGTAAACTGAAAGCGCAGGGGGCAAAAGTCGGCATTGTGTCCAGCAAGACTGCCAGCCGCATTGAAGAAAGGCTCAAACTCTCCCAATGCGAAGACCTGATTGACCATGTGATAGGCTGTCATGAGGTGGCTGCCCACAAGCCAGACCCAGAGGGGCTGCTGAAGGCTCTGGCATATTTCGGCGTGCCCAAGGAAGACACCCTCTACACGGGGGACCATCTGGTGGATGCCAAGGCCGCCCAGGCGGCAGGGGTGGATTTTGCGGCGGTGCTGACGGGAAATACCAACAGTTATGCGTTCCAGGGACTGCCCCACAGGGTTATTGTGCCCCATGTGGGATATATTCCCCATATTCTCAGAAAATAAGTTAAGCAATCCTCCTTTTCTTACGATATATCAACTAGAGATATCTTCGGAAAGGAGGATTTTCATGAATATCAACTGGCCCAATCTCAAAGCTGCGGCCTCGGCTTCAGGCAACGTGCTGAATATGCCGGGCAGCAAAGAAGAAATGAAGGACTTCAAGGCCCTTTTCGCCAGCCAGCTCACACAGATGTGGCAGGATTACCGGGAAACGGGACTGACTGCCAGCGAACAGGCCCTGAAGGCTGCCGGAGGCGAGGAAGCCCTTCAGGCCAAGAAGGATCTGGAGGAAAGCGGCTCCTCCCTCTTCACCAAGGATGAGAACACCGCCGAAGAGAACAAGGCAGCCAAAAAGATGAGCACCGACACGGAAATCATCAGGAAGTATATGCCGGACGGCTCCTTCCTGGTCCTTACCTACCAGGACGGGAAAATCATCGACCAACACCGCACCAAGCCCATCATGGTGGAAAAGCCAGACCTTTCACGGCCCACCATCATCAAGAATAATGGTCAGGAAGAGTACCAGACTAAGATGGTACCACAGAAGCCACTGTTTGGCGATATAGCGTAAAAGCAGGCATAGGAAGTCATGACAGCTTCCTATGCCTGCTTTATGTTTGTTATCCTTTAAAATCCTGCTGCTTTGTTCTCCACCAGCCTCAAAAGTTCCGAATCCTCGGGGATTTCCGTGAGCTTGATAATGGCCTTGTGAAGGCCTTCGCTCTGAATGGTTTCCTGCACCTCGCAGGCTTCTTTATCTTCCTGATAGTCAAAGTGCAAGGCGGCACCGATGACATCAGCCAGAGCGCTGGGTTTGCGCCCTTCAGACATAAGCTGCAGGGCGGGGCTTACCAGACGGTCTTTCCTGCCCAGCTTGCGCTTGGGGCCTCTTGCCACTCTTGTGACGGCGTCGGAGAGATGAGGGTTGTGGAAACGGCGCTCCGTGGTTGCCACGTACTCAGCATGCTTCTTGGGGTCGAAGCCGAACTTCTGCACCAAGAGGCTCCCTGTCTCTGCCCAGACCTTCCTGGCCTGCTCCACGATTTCCTCATCCTGCATGGCGCTGTAGATGTCCGTGATGCCCTTGCGGTAGGCCAGATAGGCAATAGAGGCATGACCGGTGTTGACAGTAAAGAGTTTGCGCTCGATATAGGCCTCAAGGTTGTCCACCCAGGTCAGTCCCTCAATCCGGGGCAACTCTCCCTTGGCCCCCTTGGCGTTCACATCCCACTCCGCATAGGGCTCCACCTTCACCAGCAGGGGCTCCTCATTTTTCTGCAAAGGCACGATGCGGTCCACGGCAGCATCCGGGAAGCCAATGAAATCCTCCACCTCTGCCTTCAGATCCTCAGGCAGATGCTCATAGACAAAGCCCTTCAGCACCGTGGAGCCCCCCACCATGTTCTCGCAGGCGATGATGTTCAGAGGCTGCTTGTTAGTTTTAAGCCTTTCAGCAAGGCCCTTGGCAATGTTGGGCGCAATGAACTTGAGGATATTGGGGCCAATGGCGGTGGTGACGATATCCGCTTCGGCAATAGCCTGGAAAAGCTCCTCCGGGTGCTCATTGCTGTTGATGGCCCGGACATGCTCCACATGGATTTTCTTGGGCTCCTCCCCTACCACTTCAATATTATAAGATTTTTTCTCGTTGATAAGGTCTACCAGTTCCTTGTTCACATCTACAAAGGCCACTTCATAGCCGGAGCGCACCAAAAGCTCACCGATAAAACCGCGGCCAATATTTCCTGCCCCAAAATGCACTGCTTTCTTCATTGTCAAAACCTCCGTATATATCTGGCCAAACCAGCCATCATCAGATAAACGTTAAAGCCCAAAAACATTACCGAACCCAAGACCAATGACCCAAACCACAAAACTCGTCCTGTGATGATATGTCCCAAGTTCAAATCCTCCATAATTTCGCAAGAAAAAGTCCCTCCCCGCCAAAAGACTGCCATAGAGCAGTTTTTGACGAAAAGGGACATTCATCAATCAAATATCAAGTTATCAGGTAGTAACGAACATGCTGTAGAGCTTCTCCGGATCATCAGTAGTGTAGAGCTCTTCCAGTTCTTCATCGCTGCACTCGTCCATGGTGGAGGCGATGCCTGCCAGGATGGAGAGATGGTCATTGTCCTTGCCGGCGATGCCCACGATGATGTGAGCTGTATCCTTGCCGAACTTCACGCCCTCAGGATACTGCTGCACCACGATGCCGGAGCGGTGGATGGATTCCTTCACAGCGTTCTCGCCGTGGGGGATGGCGATGCCCTTGCCTACATAGGTGCTGATGTCCTCCTCACGGCGGAGCATGCCCTCTACATAGTCATGGTCCACACAGCCTGCAGCTACCAGAGCTTCGCCTGCGGAGCGGATAGCCTCTTCCTTGCTGACGCTCTTGAGGCCCAGCTTCACATCTTTCAGTTCCAACAGGCTGGCCTCAGCCGTCTGCACAGCGCCCCCCTGCAGGCGGGCCATAATCTGTTCGAAGACATCGTTCTGGGTGAAGTTGCTCACCAGGATATGCTCGGCCTGAGGTGCGTCCTCACGGGCACGCTCAGCCAATTTCTCATGAGTAACCACAATCTGGGCATCCTTGGGGATATTCCCGATGGCGAAGTTGGCCACGGTGATGCCCTCTACGCCAGCCTTCTTCAGCTTCTTGCGCAGGGAAGCGGCCCCCAAGGCGCTGGAGCCCATGCCTGCATCGCAGGCGTAGACGATGGTGCGAAGCTCGCTGCCCACAATCTGTGGCTGGGGAACAACCTTGCCACGATTCTTCATGCTCTTCATCTCAGCCTGAGCCTTTTCCAGCTCCTCGGCCCCTTCCTCAGCAGAAGCCTTCACGAAGACGGAAGCCACAGCGCAGGAAACGCAGGTGGAAACGATAACATCAGCTATATTGGCCAGGAAAGCGCCTTTCGGAGTCATGGCCAGAACTGCCAGAATGGAACCGGGAGAGGAGGGAGCAATGAGGCCGCCTCCCAGGAGATTCAGAGTGAAGACACCTGCCATGCCGCCGGCGATGACAGCCAGCAGCAGCACGGGCTTCATGAGCACATAGGGGAAGTAAATCTCATGGATGCCTCCCAGGAAGTGGATGATGATGGCGCCGGGAGTGGATTCCTTGGCTGCGCCCTTGCCGAAGAACCAGTAAGCCAGGAGAATGCCCAGACCGGGGCCGGGATTTGCTTCCAGCAGGAAGAACATGGACTTGCCGAATTCCTCAGCCTGCTGGATGCCCAAGGGGCTCAGCACCCCGTGGTTGATGGCGTTGTTCAGGAAGAGGATCTTGGCAGGCTCGATGATGATGGAGGCCAAGGGCAGCAGGCCTACGCCCACAATGCCCTCAACCCCTGCCCGGAGCACGCCATTGGCAGCCAGCACCACAGGGCCTACGGCTACGAAAGCCAGCACTGAAAGAATGCCGCCGATGATGCCGGCGGAGAAATTGTTCACCAGCATCTCAAAGCCTGTGGGAATCTTGTCCTCAATGAAAGCATCAAACTTCTTGATGACAAAACCTCCCAGCGGGCCCATGATCATGGCTCCCAGGAACATGGGAATGTCTGCGCCAGCGATGACACCGGAGGTGGCAATGGCCCCCAGCACGCCGCCGCGATGGCCGTAGACAGCCGCGCCGCCGCTGTAGCCCAGCAGCAGGGGGATGAGCCACTTGCTCATGGGCCCGCCCACCTGGGCCAGGTATTCATTGGGCAGCCAGCCCGTGGGAATGAAGAGGGCCGTGAGCAGGCCCCAGGCTATGAAGGCACCGATATTGGGCAGCACCATGCCGGACAGGAAACGTCCGAATTTCTGCATGGCTTCCTGAAAGCCGCCGCTGGCAGCCGTTGCTGCGTTTGCGCTCATATGTCAAACCTCCAGTAATCAACTAACTATCTATCAATTCTCGACTCTTTTCCTCATAGAATTCCTTGAAGATACGGATAAGCTCCCCGTGGATATGCCTTTCGTCTCCCTCGTGGAGCACTTCCAGCAGTCCCCATCTTTCCAGCAGGATGGAGGAAAGATGGCCGATGGTCTCCAGCTCATAGCAGGAGCAGGACTCCGGCGCCAGCAACACGATGGCGGTGCGGATCTTCTCCCCCGGCTCTGCGGGATAGAGGAAATACTCCCCCAGGTGCACGATGCCCAACCGCAGGCTTTCCACCGCCTTGCTCCTGCAATGAAGCATGATCATGTGGCTGCCCAGGATGGCAGTGCTGCCCTGATCCTCACGGGCCAGCAGGGCCTTTTCTATTTCCTTTGCCTGTGCATGGTCTTCCGCGACCCTCTTGCCGATGGCAGCGGCTGCTTCCTGTACGGTCATAGCCTTCTGCTCATCCAGGAAAAAGAAATTGTCCAGCAGGCTCAGGATGGCACCGCTATAAACGGAGAGCACCCGCAGGGCAGACTGGAAATCCACCTGCACCTTCTTGTGCTGAGCCTTCTTCTCCACCTGCTTCTCGCCGATAAGGCGCACAGCCTCGTCAATCTCCCGGCGGTCAGCCTCTGTCAGCAGGGCATTCACTGTCACCACTGGCAGCGGCACCTCAGGCACCGGCACGGTGGAGATAATGAAGTCTGCCTTGTGCAGCTCGAAATAGCCGGGCGCCAGCTGCAAGGCAGCTGCCTGGTCCACGATAACCAGGCTTTCGGCATAATACTTCTTCAGCTGGCCCGCCAGCAGGCGGCTGGTGCCCATCCCCGTGGGGCAGGCCACGATGACTCTCGCGGTGAGTTTTTCCAAAAGATTGGTGCCCATAAGGGCGGCAGAAAGATGCATGGCGATGTAGGCAATCTCCGCTTCGGGAAATTCCAGTTCCAGTTCCTTTTCCACTTCCCGGACACTGTATCTGGCCAGCTCCATAAGCTCAGGGAACTTTTCCTTCATTTCCGAAAGCAAGGGATTCCTGATGGCCATATGCAGCTCCATGCGGCTGATGGAAGGGCCCAGATGATTAACCAGCCCTGCCAGCAGTTCGCCATTGCGGTAGAGCGGTTCCCCGCTCCTTTCCTCTGCAGCCTTCATGATTGACTTTGAAAGACGTACCAGATGGAAGTTGTCCAGCACCGTGCCCGCCATGCTTTCTTCCTGATAGCGGCTGCGGGCGCCTAAGAGATGCATGGCAATATAGCCAACTTCATCTTCGCTGACGGTGAGGCCGAACTCCCCGCTGATGGCCTCTCCCATGCGGGAAGCCACAGCAAATTCCTGCTTCTTGCTAAGTTTTTCCAGATACTCCGGCTGCAGGGCGATGCGCTCCCCCTTGCGGAGGCGCTGCACAGCCAGGGCCAGGTGTACCAGCACGCCGATGAAAGCCTGGTCCGACAGGCGCCGGTCCATCTCTCTTTCAGCTTTTCTGATGATTATTTCTAACGAATGAATTATTTCCTTATCTACCAGGTCCAGCAGGTAGGCTCCCGCCCGGCTGACATGCCGTGCGCTTTCGTCCTCCTGCAGGCTCTCCTGTACTAATTCCAAGAGTTCTTCTTCTGTGACGTGATCGTAGATGAAAGCTACGATAGCCTGGCGAATCCTTCTCTCTTCCCCTGCCACGTAGACGCCCAGCCCGGGCTTCCTGATGAGCTTCAGGCCGTGTCCCTTAAACCAGCCCTCAAGCTTATCAAGGTCGTTGCTGACGGTGCTGTCCGTCACGCCCAGCAGGGAGGAAAGATAGAAGAGTTTCACAGGCTCACTTTCCGGCAGGAGGCGGCTGACGATGATGGCAAGCCTCTCCTCCGGGGTGTAGTTGTGATTTTTCACCTTCCCAAGTTTTGCCAGGAGCTCCTCAAGTGCTTCGGGACTTCCCTCGAGCCTGAGACCTGCTCCCTTTTTCTTTTCCAGTCGAAGGTTCCGGCTGAAAGATGCCAGGAACTCTTCGGCCTCCGGCAGGTCCCGGGTCACGGTCTTGGCGCTGACCCGGAGCCTGTCGGCTACTTCCCCCACCGGCAGATAAGCCTTGGCCTCTGCCAGCAGGGAAAGGATAGATGCTGTGCGTTCTTTGATAGCTATCATGGCTGCCTCCTATGATCACTCAGAAGCAATATCTAATCGCAAGTCTTTCTTCTTGCTTTCGATGAATTCATTATAGATTGAGCATAAACTTAAAGCAAGCGGAAGAAATACGCCTTTGTCCACTTCCAAACAGGACAAAATTAAAGGGAGTTGCAAACACTTGGCTGCAGCGTCTGCGACTCCCTGAAATTCATGCATCTTTGTTCTTTCTTGCTGTCTCCTTCCGGCCTGCTTTCTTGGGCTTGTCTTCCGCCCCGGCCTCCTTTTTGGCAGCCTTCTTCTTTGGCACCCACTTCAGCCCCGTTTCGTCCAAGGCCGTCGTGCAGTCCTTGCCCTTCTTGCGCTTGGCCATATGGAGGGCCTTGTCTGCCCGCTTGAAGACATCTGTCTCATCATCCTCCTGGCCGGACACCGTCAGCCCCAGGCTGACAGTGAGTTTTTCACCCCCGGCGACAATCTCCAGGCTGCTTATCTCCTGCCTGATTTCCTCAGCCAGGGCATAGGCCTTTTCCACCGTGGTGCCAATGAGGATGGCGAAGAACTCATCGCCGCCCCAGCGGCCTGGACTGTCTACCTTCCTCATCTTGGAGCGGAGAATGGCAGCCACCTGCTGCAGGATCTGATCTCCCACGTCATGCCCATATTTATCGTTGAGGGCCTTGAAATCATCCATATCCAGCATGATGACAGCCAGCTGCTGGCCAGAGGACTGGACATAGGACAGGCCTTTCTTGATGGCCTTTTCCATCTCATTCCTGTTCATGAGATTGGTGAACCAGTCGGTAGTGGCAAGATTCTTCAGCCGCGCCGTGGTCTTCTCTGTCTCATAGGACATGGCATTGACGAAATACACCAAATGACGCATGATGCTGGTTTGGCTGGTGAGCTGGCGTTCCTCTCCCAGCTCCTCATACTCCCGGGGCTCTCCAGCCTCACCTTCACGTAGGCATACAACAGCCAGATTCATATTGGCCAGCACCAGTTCCTTGCCCTTGCGCACGAATTCTCCATAGCCATAGAAGCCAAAGTCTGGTGCCACACCCCGGCAGGCTTCCAGCTCAAAGGCCACATCATGCTGCAGCAGCAGCCAGCGGGCCACACAGGAAATAATGAAGATGCCCTGGGGCTGGAAAGCCTGGATTTCCTTTCTCAGAACCCGGGCATACTTGATGATGCCCTCCGGATCGCCATAAGTCAGGCGCACCTGCTCCCCCAGGCGGAAATCCGCACCAAAAACCAAAGCACCATCGCTCCGGGCACTGCGGGGATGCCGGGCCATCATTTCCCCGTCACGCTGGGCACAGATGGGGAAAGTAAGGGCATCCCAGAAGAGATTATCGCTATTGTGGATATCCAGATATTTCTCATAGACCTCCACGGCAGGCCGCCGGTCTATTTCCTGCACAATATAGGGCGTCTCCAGTTTCGTGATGGTCATGGCCCGTCCCAAAGGACGCCAGCCGAAACTGTAGAAAGTATCCACATGCAGGTTCTCGCCGGAGTATATCACCAGGGCCAGCCCCGAAGAAAAAGAGCCATCCGTCAGGAAAAACTTTCCCTTGGTACCCATCCGCCCCTCATCGGAAATCCCGCCGAAAAACTTGATTTCCGGGCTGCACTTGCTGGCCTCTGCCAGAAAATCAGTGATATCCAGGGTCACATCGGAAAGCAGCACCCACACGGCCTTGGGGTGCTCTATCTCATCCAGTCGGGCAAGCAGCTTCTGTCCCATTTCCTTGGGCGTCATTTTATCTGCGGGCATCCCCAGGATTTCCACCTGGGCACTTTCAAAAGCAGAAAAGCCCACGAGAATCCCGTCACAGGCCACGCTGCCCTCCATCACCGCTTCCGCCGCCATGCAGGCCAGGATTTCCGCATTGGGAAAATCCCTGTGAAGCCGCCGCATGATGACTTCCGTGCTCTCCTCATCACGCTCCGTGCCAAAGACGGAGATGAGCAGCTGGCTGACCTCCATCTCCCCCAGGGCCACCCGAACTTCCCACTGCATGGCCAGATAATCAGCTTCCTCATGTATAAGATATGGCATTTGTTTCATATTTATCCCACCCTAACCAATGCCAATAAATAACAAAAAATAGAGATTCTTATGTCTATTCTATCACAGGGAACCGTTCACGGGCAATAGAATCCCCCTTGAATACACATATACAAACAAGAGGAAAAGGCGTAGAATATAGTCATACTCACAAGAAAGGAAGATTTGCCCATGAACTCAAACGCAAGACATCTGGCTGCAGGCCTTGCCTGCCTGTTTATCCTGCCCTCCTTCACGGCCTGCGCCAAAGAGGCGGCTCCCTCCTATCATGAGAACAACCTGCCCGCCCAAAACCTCACGCTTTCACGCCCTGTCTTCCCAGAGAAAATGCCTGGCAAGGCAAACCAGAAAGCCATCAAAGCTGTCCACTTCCTCCTTGCCCCCGCCTATGCGGAACCTTTGACAGAAACTGCCGCCCAGGCTTCCAGCATCACCATCCTGGGGCAGGCGGAAGCCACCCAAGAGCAGATGGTTGCCTTTATCAAGAAGCGCAATCCCAGCCCCAAACTCACCTGCTCTGTGGAAGAGATAGTGAGCAATTATTATAAAGAAGCTGGCAGGGAGGGCATACGCCCGGATGTCGCCCTATGCCAGGCCTTGAAGGAAACAGGCTTCTTTGCCTACGGCGGGGATGTGCTGCCCAGCCAGAACAACTACTGCGGCCTGGGAGCCACAGGCAACAAGGTGAAAGGCGCTGCCTTCCCCACTGCCGCCATCGGCGTGCGGGCCCATATACAGCACCTCCTGGCCTACACC
This genomic interval from Selenomonas sp. AB3002 contains the following:
- a CDS encoding diguanylate cyclase, producing the protein MKQMPYLIHEEADYLAMQWEVRVALGEMEVSQLLISVFGTERDEESTEVIMRRLHRDFPNAEILACMAAEAVMEGSVACDGILVGFSAFESAQVEILGMPADKMTPKEMGQKLLARLDEIEHPKAVWVLLSDVTLDITDFLAEASKCSPEIKFFGGISDEGRMGTKGKFFLTDGSFSSGLALVIYSGENLHVDTFYSFGWRPLGRAMTITKLETPYIVQEIDRRPAVEVYEKYLDIHNSDNLFWDALTFPICAQRDGEMMARHPRSARSDGALVFGADFRLGEQVRLTYGDPEGIIKYARVLRKEIQAFQPQGIFIISCVARWLLLQHDVAFELEACRGVAPDFGFYGYGEFVRKGKELVLANMNLAVVCLREGEAGEPREYEELGEERQLTSQTSIMRHLVYFVNAMSYETEKTTARLKNLATTDWFTNLMNRNEMEKAIKKGLSYVQSSGQQLAVIMLDMDDFKALNDKYGHDVGDQILQQVAAILRSKMRKVDSPGRWGGDEFFAILIGTTVEKAYALAEEIRQEISSLEIVAGGEKLTVSLGLTVSGQEDDETDVFKRADKALHMAKRKKGKDCTTALDETGLKWVPKKKAAKKEAGAEDKPKKAGRKETARKNKDA